One window of the Oceanicaulis sp. genome contains the following:
- a CDS encoding cytochrome c → MSRIALILAAALTLAACEQRMIEQEKLETWEAETAALGRHPPDGAVARGTLERLRILETRPELTPALIERGQVVYDRVCALCHGRTGRGDGIIVARGYPAPPSYHSERLRQAAPEYVVAVITNGYGVMYPYANRVAPEDRWAVAAYVQALQRLGARIEPLDAAGAEPAAFTPPRPSPQGEGGAVDPDTPGPASDGPESASSDNTTVPLRPSLPLGGGSGWGARDVSGVVPTGGRAGTAERPSAMEGGAP, encoded by the coding sequence ATGAGCCGGATCGCGCTCATCCTCGCCGCCGCGCTGACGCTCGCCGCCTGCGAGCAGCGCATGATCGAGCAGGAAAAGCTCGAGACCTGGGAGGCGGAAACCGCCGCCCTGGGCCGGCATCCGCCCGACGGCGCGGTGGCGCGCGGCACGCTGGAACGCCTGCGCATCCTTGAAACCCGGCCCGAGCTCACCCCGGCGCTGATCGAGCGCGGCCAGGTCGTCTACGACCGGGTCTGCGCGCTGTGTCACGGGCGGACCGGGCGCGGCGACGGGATCATCGTCGCGCGCGGCTATCCCGCCCCGCCGAGCTACCACTCCGAGCGCCTGAGGCAGGCCGCGCCGGAATATGTCGTCGCCGTGATCACCAACGGCTACGGGGTGATGTACCCCTACGCCAACCGCGTCGCCCCCGAGGACCGCTGGGCGGTGGCCGCCTACGTGCAGGCGCTGCAGCGCCTGGGAGCGCGGATCGAGCCGCTGGATGCGGCCGGCGCCGAGCCGGCCGCCTTCACCCCACCCCGGCCCTCCCCTCAAGGGGAGGGAGGGGCGGTCGATCCGGACACGCCCGGACCCGCCAGCGACGGTCCCGAAAGCGCGTCAAGTGACAACACGACGGTCCCGCTTCGCCCCTCCCTCCCCCTCGGGGGAGGGTCGGGGTGGGGGGCGCGCGACGTCTCCGGCGTCGTGCCGACGGGTGGGCGAGCAGGGACCGCCGAGCGTCCATCCGCGATGGAAGGAGGCGCCCCATGA
- a CDS encoding cbb3-type cytochrome c oxidase subunit I, whose translation MTDAPLAPPRSENFLTAKETIRSWFLTIDHKRIALLYAAALFVFFFIGAAGAAVIRIEMLTPQGDVVSAEGYNRAFTLHGVIMVWFFLVPLIPTTFGNFLLPLMLGAKDLAFPRLNLASWYVFMISGVFTLAAIWLGGLETGWTFYTPLSAVYADGWVTLAILGVFISGFSSIFTGINFIVTTHTLRAPGMTWFRMPLFVWSLYATSLVMVLATPVLAITLLLILAERAFGIGVFDPTLGGDPLLFQHLFWFYSHPAVYIMILPAFGVISELVTAGARNRVFGYKFIAFSSLAIAILGFMVWGHHMFTTGQSMYAGIVFSFLSFLVAVPSAVKAYNWAATLYKGRITLNTPFLYALGFIALFVFGGLTGVILAALAVDLHVHDSYFVVAHFHYIMVGAAVTAFMGAVHFWWPKVTGRLYNEHLGRASAILLWIGFNLTFFPQFIMGYLGMPRRYHAYDPEFQVWHLLSSAGTPILAMGYLLPVFYLGWSLYNGRPAGPNPWRAQGLEWTVSSPPPEHNFHGPVKVTREAYDYPKEDAYKGPLPRDAWREAEDDREEGQAAEDRR comes from the coding sequence ATGACCGACGCCCCGCTCGCCCCGCCCCGGTCGGAGAATTTCCTGACCGCGAAGGAAACGATCAGGTCCTGGTTCCTGACCATCGACCACAAGCGGATCGCGCTCTTGTACGCCGCCGCGCTGTTCGTCTTTTTCTTCATCGGCGCGGCCGGCGCGGCGGTGATCCGGATCGAGATGCTGACCCCGCAAGGCGATGTAGTTTCGGCCGAAGGCTATAACCGCGCCTTCACCCTGCACGGCGTCATCATGGTGTGGTTCTTCCTGGTGCCGCTGATCCCGACCACGTTCGGAAATTTTCTGCTGCCGCTGATGCTGGGCGCGAAGGACCTCGCCTTCCCAAGGCTCAATCTCGCCAGCTGGTACGTGTTCATGATCTCCGGCGTCTTCACGCTCGCCGCGATCTGGCTGGGCGGGCTGGAGACCGGCTGGACGTTCTACACACCGCTCAGCGCGGTCTATGCGGACGGCTGGGTGACGCTGGCCATCCTGGGGGTGTTCATCTCGGGCTTCAGCTCGATCTTCACCGGCATCAATTTCATCGTCACCACCCACACGCTGCGCGCGCCGGGCATGACCTGGTTCCGCATGCCGCTCTTCGTGTGGTCGCTCTACGCCACGAGCCTGGTCATGGTGCTGGCCACGCCCGTGCTGGCGATCACGCTTCTTTTGATCCTGGCCGAGCGCGCTTTCGGGATCGGGGTGTTCGACCCGACGCTGGGCGGTGATCCGCTGCTCTTCCAGCACCTGTTCTGGTTCTACTCCCACCCGGCGGTCTACATCATGATCCTGCCCGCCTTCGGGGTGATTTCGGAACTCGTCACCGCGGGCGCGAGGAACCGGGTCTTCGGCTACAAGTTCATCGCGTTCTCAAGCCTCGCCATCGCCATTCTGGGCTTCATGGTCTGGGGCCATCACATGTTCACGACCGGCCAGTCGATGTACGCCGGGATCGTGTTCAGCTTCCTCAGTTTCCTCGTCGCGGTGCCGAGCGCGGTGAAGGCGTATAACTGGGCGGCGACGCTCTATAAGGGCCGGATCACGCTGAATACGCCCTTCCTTTATGCGCTGGGCTTTATCGCATTGTTCGTGTTCGGCGGGCTGACCGGGGTGATCCTGGCGGCGCTGGCGGTCGATCTGCACGTGCATGACAGCTATTTCGTGGTGGCCCATTTCCACTACATCATGGTCGGCGCGGCGGTGACCGCCTTCATGGGCGCGGTCCATTTCTGGTGGCCGAAAGTCACGGGCAGGCTCTACAACGAGCATCTGGGGCGGGCCTCGGCGATCCTTTTATGGATCGGGTTCAACCTCACCTTCTTTCCCCAGTTCATCATGGGCTATCTGGGGATGCCGCGGCGCTACCACGCCTATGATCCGGAGTTTCAGGTCTGGCACCTGTTGAGCTCGGCCGGAACGCCGATCCTGGCGATGGGCTATCTCCTGCCGGTCTTCTATCTGGGCTGGTCGCTCTATAACGGCCGTCCGGCGGGCCCCAATCCGTGGCGCGCGCAGGGGCTGGAATGGACCGTCAGCTCGCCCCCGCCCGAGCATAATTTCCACGGGCCCGTGAAAGTCACCCGCGAAGCCTACGACTACCCCAAGGAAGACGCCTACAAAGGACCGCTGCCGCGCGACGCCTGGCGCGAGGCCGAGGACGACCGCGAGGAAGGCCAGGCTGCGGAGGACCGGCGATGA
- a CDS encoding cytochrome C oxidase subunit IV family protein: MTERTKALPGGTVKIAVSGLALLVLLLATVGISYLDVGWLNIAANLGIAGLKAAIVVWVFMELSEVRSAIRLFALGVIAWIAIMFVFTAADYFQRTGI; encoded by the coding sequence ATGACGGAGCGAACCAAAGCCCTGCCCGGCGGAACCGTGAAGATCGCGGTGTCCGGCCTCGCGCTCCTGGTGCTGCTGCTCGCCACGGTGGGCATCAGCTATCTCGATGTCGGCTGGCTGAACATCGCCGCCAATCTGGGCATCGCGGGTCTCAAGGCCGCGATCGTGGTCTGGGTGTTCATGGAATTGAGCGAAGTGCGCAGCGCGATCCGCCTGTTCGCGCTCGGCGTCATCGCCTGGATCGCGATCATGTTCGTCTTCACCGCAGCGGACTATTTCCAGCGGACGGGGATATGA
- the coxB gene encoding cytochrome c oxidase subunit II has protein sequence MSWAGIKFWPEAISAHAENVDALAISFFALIWALAVPIGVALVAFAWRYRRSNDGPDRQQPHHGSAWLEWGWMILPFLLTLAFFVWSAGLYRDQHHPPPDAREVYGVGLQWMWKFEHPGGQREINRLTVPAGEPVRVVLTSQDVIHSLFLPPLRIRQDVVPGLTTSLWFEAEEPGVYDLRCTEFCGVSHSRMTGELVVLEPAEFEAWLAAFDAGPTLAEAGERLYRDLGCSGCHGPNAAVRAPDLAHLYRRPVPLERGETVIADEQYITDSILMPERDVVAGYEPVMPSFEGVIEESELVALVAFIKSMAAEDGMDGNAMGADAPSDPAEEEDAE, from the coding sequence ATGAGCTGGGCGGGGATCAAATTCTGGCCTGAAGCGATCAGCGCGCACGCGGAAAACGTCGACGCGCTGGCGATCAGCTTCTTCGCGCTGATCTGGGCGCTGGCCGTGCCGATCGGGGTGGCGCTGGTCGCCTTCGCCTGGCGCTACCGGCGCTCCAATGACGGGCCGGACCGCCAGCAACCCCATCACGGCTCCGCCTGGCTGGAATGGGGCTGGATGATCCTGCCCTTCCTTCTGACGCTGGCCTTCTTCGTCTGGTCGGCCGGGCTTTATCGCGACCAGCACCACCCGCCCCCCGACGCGCGCGAGGTCTACGGCGTGGGGCTGCAATGGATGTGGAAGTTCGAGCATCCCGGCGGTCAGCGCGAGATCAACCGGCTGACCGTGCCCGCCGGCGAGCCGGTGCGCGTGGTGCTGACAAGCCAGGACGTCATTCACTCGCTGTTCCTGCCGCCGCTCAGGATCCGGCAGGACGTCGTGCCGGGACTGACCACCTCGCTCTGGTTCGAGGCCGAGGAGCCCGGCGTCTATGATCTTCGGTGTACGGAGTTCTGCGGGGTGAGCCACAGCCGCATGACGGGCGAGCTCGTGGTTCTGGAGCCTGCCGAATTCGAAGCCTGGCTCGCCGCCTTCGACGCCGGCCCGACCCTGGCCGAGGCCGGCGAACGGCTCTATCGCGATCTGGGATGCTCGGGCTGTCACGGCCCGAATGCGGCGGTGCGCGCCCCCGATCTCGCCCATCTCTACCGCCGGCCGGTGCCGCTTGAGCGCGGCGAGACCGTGATCGCCGACGAGCAGTACATCACCGACTCCATCCTCATGCCCGAGCGCGACGTGGTCGCCGGCTACGAGCCGGTCATGCCGAGCTTTGAAGGCGTGATCGAGGAGAGCGAGCTTGTGGCCCTCGTCGCCTTCATCAAGTCCATGGCCGCCGAAGACGGCATGGACGGAAATGCGATGGGTGCAGACGCCCCGTCAGACCCCGCCGAGGAGGAGGACGCGGAATGA
- the nrfD gene encoding NrfD/PsrC family molybdoenzyme membrane anchor subunit encodes MSPADTPANQGPEAAVSPGQPVSSRFTISEVGREIAGITLNHPTRLRWAIGFGICSGLVVLWLVSIVVLLSRGVGVWGINIPVGWGLAITNVVWWIGIGHAGTLISTLLLMTGAAWRTSLNRFAEAMTLFAVICAATYPVLHLGRPHLLFWLIPHPNQLGLGPQYRSPLEWDIFAITSYALVSLMFWYVGMLPDLALLRDRARDRFGQVLYGVLAMGWKGSTTSWTRWRRSYLILAGFALPLVVSVHSGVSMLLAGGPIPGWHTTIFPPYFVLGAVFSGFAVVAILAVLLRSGFRLQHLINDRHLSMIAVMLLVSGLMTSYGYVLELWGAWYSSDSFERNTAVDRLFGPWAWAYWGAIVLNFASIQLFWFPRFRRSPLVLFLVGLAVSAGMWCERYMLVVSALARDYLPSSFGDYWPSFWEWTLFLGSIGLFGWLFFLFIRFLPMISIFEIKEVVHHPDDPVERGEPEGPR; translated from the coding sequence ATGAGCCCGGCCGACACTCCCGCCAATCAGGGCCCCGAAGCCGCGGTCAGCCCCGGCCAGCCGGTCTCCAGCCGCTTCACCATCTCGGAGGTGGGCCGGGAGATCGCCGGCATCACGCTCAACCATCCCACCCGGCTGAGATGGGCGATCGGGTTCGGGATCTGCTCAGGGCTCGTGGTGCTGTGGCTGGTCTCGATCGTGGTGCTGCTGAGCCGCGGCGTAGGGGTGTGGGGGATCAACATTCCCGTCGGCTGGGGGCTCGCGATCACCAACGTGGTCTGGTGGATCGGCATCGGCCACGCGGGCACGCTGATCTCCACCCTGCTCCTGATGACCGGGGCGGCCTGGCGCACCTCGCTGAACCGCTTCGCAGAGGCGATGACGCTGTTCGCGGTGATCTGCGCGGCGACCTATCCGGTCCTGCATCTGGGCCGGCCGCATCTTCTGTTCTGGCTGATCCCCCACCCCAACCAGCTGGGGCTGGGCCCGCAATACCGAAGCCCGCTGGAGTGGGACATCTTCGCGATCACCAGCTACGCGCTGGTCTCGCTGATGTTCTGGTATGTCGGCATGCTGCCCGACCTCGCTTTATTGCGCGATCGGGCGCGCGACCGGTTCGGCCAGGTGCTCTACGGCGTGCTGGCGATGGGCTGGAAAGGCTCGACGACCAGCTGGACGCGCTGGCGGCGCAGCTATCTGATCCTCGCCGGCTTCGCCCTGCCGCTGGTGGTCAGCGTGCATTCAGGCGTGTCCATGCTGCTCGCCGGCGGTCCGATACCCGGCTGGCACACCACGATCTTCCCGCCCTATTTCGTGCTCGGCGCGGTGTTTTCGGGCTTCGCGGTGGTGGCGATCCTGGCGGTGCTGCTGCGCTCGGGCTTCCGGCTGCAGCACCTGATCAACGACCGGCACCTGTCGATGATCGCGGTGATGCTGCTCGTCTCGGGCCTGATGACCAGCTACGGCTACGTGCTGGAGCTGTGGGGCGCGTGGTATTCCTCCGACAGCTTCGAGCGCAACACCGCGGTAGACCGGCTGTTCGGTCCCTGGGCGTGGGCGTACTGGGGCGCGATCGTCCTGAACTTCGCCTCGATCCAGCTGTTCTGGTTTCCCCGCTTCCGGCGCAGCCCGCTCGTCCTCTTCCTCGTGGGGCTGGCGGTGAGCGCGGGCATGTGGTGCGAGCGCTACATGCTCGTAGTCTCCGCGCTGGCGCGCGACTACCTGCCCTCGAGCTTCGGCGATTACTGGCCGAGCTTCTGGGAATGGACACTGTTTCTAGGCTCGATCGGCCTGTTCGGCTGGCTGTTCTTCCTGTTCATCCGCTTCCTGCCGATGATCTCCATCTTCGAGATCAAGGAGGTCGTCCACCATCCCGACGATCCAGTCGAGCGCGGCGAACCGGAGGGGCCGCGATGA
- a CDS encoding cytochrome c oxidase subunit 3: MKTAPDPSGLDPYEDAEVRLTAQRMGMWLFLATEAMIFAGLFLAIFVIRTLHPEGATEASGHLKTWVGTGNTALLLVSSTLVALGSVAAKEGARRRALVAACFLGAAALGAAFLAIKIGVEYRAELHEGLIPGLGPAFPLQADGAQLFFNAYFAATGLHAIHVLIGVIALAGAAVGVWRRWLKLPDNAPEVEFTGLYWHLVDVVWIFLFPVLYLVG; the protein is encoded by the coding sequence ATGAAGACCGCCCCCGATCCCTCCGGCCTCGATCCGTATGAAGACGCCGAGGTGCGCCTGACCGCCCAGCGCATGGGCATGTGGCTGTTCCTGGCCACCGAGGCGATGATCTTCGCGGGGCTGTTCCTCGCCATCTTCGTGATCCGCACCCTGCACCCCGAAGGCGCGACGGAAGCCTCGGGCCATCTGAAGACCTGGGTGGGGACGGGCAACACCGCGCTTTTGCTTGTCTCCTCCACCCTCGTCGCGCTGGGCTCGGTCGCCGCCAAGGAGGGCGCGCGCCGGCGCGCGCTCGTCGCTGCGTGCTTCCTGGGCGCAGCGGCGCTCGGCGCGGCGTTTCTGGCGATCAAGATCGGGGTCGAGTACCGCGCAGAGCTGCACGAAGGGCTGATCCCCGGGCTCGGCCCCGCCTTCCCGCTTCAAGCAGACGGCGCGCAGCTCTTCTTCAACGCCTATTTCGCCGCCACCGGGCTTCACGCAATTCACGTTCTGATCGGCGTGATCGCGCTCGCAGGTGCGGCGGTCGGGGTATGGCGGCGCTGGCTGAAGCTTCCGGACAACGCGCCGGAGGTCGAGTTCACCGGGCTCTACTGGCATCTGGTGGACGTGGTCTGGATCTTCCTGTTTCCCGTTCTCTACCTGGTGGGCTGA
- the polA gene encoding DNA polymerase I translates to MAVKRPVDATSHVYLVDGSAYIFRAYHALPPLTRSDGTPVGAVQGFCNMLWKLLEDLKGEEEPTHLAVIFDHSAKTFRNEIYDQYKAHRPEPPEDLVPQFALIREATAAFDLPCIEQEGVEADDLIATYARIAAEKGADVTIASSDKDLMQLVNDRVTMLDPMKTKRIGHDEVVEKFGVGPDRVVDVQALAGDSVDNVPGVPGIGIKTAAQLITEYGDLETLLERAGEIKQPKRREKLIEHAEDARVSKVLVTLKDDCEDIEPIEDFGTAEPDPEKLLGFLKSMEFRTLTRRVEEGLGAGSSEGGVNAAAPIDRSKYETVTSLAQLDAWLGEARASRVIAVDVETNALSACSARLCGVSLATAPGRACYIPLNHVGGDLASGTARPDQLDEAEALGRLKQILEDPAILKIGQNFKYDLAVFRRYGIDPHPYDDTMLLSYVQGAGLHNHGMDALAERLLDHKCIAFKEVCGTGQKQISFEEVDLPRATEYAAEDADVTFRLWELLKPTLGPAGLSTVYETLERPMPGVLAQMELAGIKVDVAQLSRLSSDFAQKMAEAEEAAFEAAGRKFNLGSPKQIGEILFGELGLPGGKKTKGGAWSTDAAVLDQLAAEGHALPTALLTWRQFSKLKSTYSDALKEAINRDTGRVHTSFSLAATTTGRLSSSEPNLQNIPIRTEEGRKIREAFIAEPGHVLVAADYSQIELRLLAHIADVEALKDAFRQGHDIHAMTASEMFGVPLEDMDPMTRRNAKAINFGIIYGISAFGLANNLGIGRDEAKAYIDAYFKKFPGIAAYMDAMKAEAKETGFVETIFGRRIHLPGIRDKNPAMRQFAERQAINAPIQGAAADIIRRAMIRMQSALDSAGLKARMLLQVHDELVFETPEDEADRLIEIVQETMSGAALPAADLSVPLVVEAKAAKTWGQAH, encoded by the coding sequence ATGGCCGTCAAACGACCCGTCGACGCAACCAGTCACGTCTATCTGGTGGACGGGTCGGCCTATATCTTCCGCGCCTATCACGCTCTGCCGCCGCTGACCCGGTCAGACGGCACGCCGGTGGGCGCGGTGCAGGGCTTCTGCAACATGCTGTGGAAGCTGCTCGAAGACCTCAAGGGCGAGGAAGAACCCACCCATTTGGCGGTGATCTTCGACCACTCGGCGAAGACCTTCCGCAACGAGATCTACGATCAGTACAAGGCGCACCGGCCCGAGCCGCCCGAAGATCTCGTCCCGCAATTCGCCCTGATCCGCGAGGCGACCGCCGCGTTCGACCTGCCCTGCATCGAGCAGGAGGGCGTGGAGGCCGACGACCTCATCGCCACCTACGCCCGCATCGCGGCGGAGAAAGGCGCGGACGTCACCATCGCGTCCTCGGACAAGGACCTGATGCAGCTGGTCAACGACCGCGTGACCATGCTCGACCCGATGAAGACCAAGCGCATCGGGCATGACGAGGTGGTCGAGAAATTCGGCGTCGGGCCCGATCGCGTGGTCGACGTGCAGGCGCTCGCCGGCGACAGCGTGGACAACGTGCCTGGCGTGCCCGGCATCGGCATCAAGACCGCCGCCCAGCTGATCACCGAGTACGGCGATCTCGAAACGCTGCTCGAACGCGCCGGCGAGATCAAGCAGCCCAAGCGCCGCGAAAAGCTGATCGAGCACGCCGAGGACGCGCGCGTCTCCAAGGTGCTCGTGACGCTGAAGGACGATTGCGAGGACATCGAGCCGATCGAGGATTTCGGCACGGCCGAGCCCGATCCGGAAAAGCTTCTGGGCTTTTTGAAATCGATGGAGTTCCGCACCCTCACCCGCCGGGTCGAGGAGGGGCTGGGCGCAGGATCGTCCGAGGGCGGCGTAAACGCCGCCGCGCCCATCGACCGATCGAAATACGAGACCGTCACCAGCCTCGCCCAGCTCGACGCCTGGCTGGGCGAAGCGCGCGCCAGCCGGGTGATCGCGGTCGATGTGGAGACCAACGCCCTGTCGGCCTGCTCGGCGCGGCTGTGCGGGGTGTCTCTGGCGACCGCGCCGGGGCGGGCGTGTTATATCCCGCTCAATCATGTCGGCGGCGATCTGGCCTCGGGCACCGCGCGGCCCGACCAGCTCGACGAGGCCGAGGCGCTGGGGCGGCTGAAGCAGATCCTCGAAGACCCCGCGATCCTCAAGATCGGCCAGAACTTCAAGTACGACCTCGCCGTCTTCCGCCGCTACGGCATCGATCCGCACCCGTATGACGACACGATGCTCCTCAGCTACGTGCAGGGCGCGGGGCTGCATAATCACGGCATGGACGCGCTGGCCGAGCGTCTGCTCGATCATAAATGCATCGCCTTCAAGGAGGTGTGCGGGACCGGCCAGAAGCAGATCAGCTTCGAGGAGGTCGATCTTCCGCGTGCGACCGAATACGCCGCTGAGGACGCCGACGTCACCTTCAGGCTCTGGGAGCTTCTCAAACCCACGCTCGGCCCTGCAGGCCTGTCCACCGTCTACGAGACGCTGGAGCGGCCCATGCCCGGCGTGCTGGCGCAGATGGAGCTGGCCGGGATCAAGGTCGACGTCGCCCAGCTCTCCCGGCTCAGCTCGGACTTCGCGCAGAAAATGGCCGAGGCCGAGGAGGCCGCGTTCGAAGCCGCCGGCCGCAAGTTCAATCTCGGCAGCCCCAAGCAGATCGGCGAGATCCTGTTCGGCGAATTGGGCCTGCCCGGCGGCAAGAAAACCAAGGGCGGCGCCTGGTCCACGGACGCGGCCGTGCTGGATCAGCTCGCCGCCGAGGGCCACGCCCTGCCCACGGCGCTTCTGACCTGGCGGCAGTTCTCAAAGCTCAAGAGCACCTATTCCGACGCGCTGAAAGAGGCGATCAATCGCGACACCGGCCGGGTGCATACGAGCTTCTCCCTGGCCGCGACGACGACCGGGCGGCTGTCGAGCTCAGAACCCAATCTTCAGAACATCCCCATACGGACCGAAGAGGGACGGAAGATCCGCGAAGCCTTCATCGCCGAGCCCGGCCATGTGCTGGTCGCGGCGGACTATTCGCAGATCGAGCTGAGACTGCTCGCGCACATCGCCGACGTGGAGGCGCTGAAAGACGCTTTCCGGCAGGGTCACGACATTCACGCCATGACGGCGTCTGAAATGTTCGGTGTGCCGCTCGAAGACATGGATCCGATGACGCGCCGGAACGCCAAGGCGATCAATTTCGGCATCATCTACGGCATTTCCGCCTTCGGCCTTGCGAACAATCTCGGCATCGGGCGGGACGAGGCGAAGGCCTATATCGACGCCTATTTCAAAAAATTCCCCGGCATCGCGGCCTATATGGACGCGATGAAGGCCGAGGCGAAGGAGACCGGCTTCGTCGAGACGATCTTCGGCCGGCGCATCCATCTTCCGGGCATCCGGGACAAGAACCCCGCCATGCGCCAGTTCGCCGAGCGTCAGGCGATCAACGCCCCGATCCAGGGCGCGGCCGCCGACATCATCCGCCGCGCGATGATCCGCATGCAGAGCGCGCTCGATTCAGCGGGCCTGAAAGCGCGCATGCTGCTGCAGGTCCATGACGAGCTGGTCTTCGAGACGCCCGAAGACGAAGCCGATCGCCTTATCGAAATCGTGCAGGAAACGATGAGCGGCGCTGCGCTTCCCGCCGCGGACCTGTCGGTCCCGCTGGTGGTCGAGGCGAAAGCGGCGAAGACCTGGGGGCAGGCGCATTAG
- a CDS encoding DUF3341 domain-containing protein — MSQPFAVLAEFEKPEALTEAVAAMKREGFEAMEAYAPMPIEGLEPLQPLKNRRVDLWALGGTLFGLTLGMAITVGQNVFQYPLNVGGRPLFSWPAFMVPSFELGVLFGCLGAVIGLFRTTELPRLHHPLFGVEGFSRASEDRFFLAVFARDPQFSEAKAALERTGPAAMHEAGS, encoded by the coding sequence ATGAGCCAGCCCTTCGCCGTTCTCGCCGAGTTCGAAAAGCCCGAAGCGCTGACCGAGGCGGTCGCCGCGATGAAACGCGAGGGCTTCGAGGCGATGGAAGCCTACGCCCCCATGCCGATCGAGGGGCTGGAGCCGCTGCAGCCGCTGAAGAACCGCCGTGTCGACCTGTGGGCGCTGGGCGGCACGCTGTTCGGGCTGACGCTGGGCATGGCGATCACGGTGGGCCAGAACGTGTTTCAGTATCCGCTCAATGTCGGCGGTCGGCCTCTGTTTTCCTGGCCGGCCTTCATGGTGCCGAGCTTCGAGCTCGGCGTGCTGTTCGGCTGCTTAGGCGCGGTGATCGGCCTGTTCAGGACCACCGAGCTGCCCCGGCTGCACCATCCGCTGTTCGGCGTGGAGGGGTTCTCCCGCGCCAGCGAGGACCGCTTCTTCCTGGCCGTGTTCGCCCGCGATCCGCAATTCTCGGAGGCGAAAGCCGCACTCGAACGCACTGGCCCCGCCGCCATGCACGAGGCGGGCTCATGA
- a CDS encoding SCO family protein, which translates to MIATLLALAALSAANPEIDTSPLPGDRLPSGRVQTLDGPLDLLSLRGRPVALAPVYFTCPTVCGLTEQRLARSFLEAGLTPGEDAALVFLSFDPRDDEATADAAYQRVQSAAPDGAAEGAVMAWGGDAEAVLDALGYGRRFDPASEEFAHPAALAVLTPDGEVSRWLGPQGLSADQLRRALTEASNGSIGGVLERALLLCWRFDPETGVYTPRILLILQIAGALTVLLLGGYVLGQLRRRS; encoded by the coding sequence ATGATCGCGACCCTTCTCGCCCTCGCTGCGCTGAGCGCCGCGAACCCGGAGATCGACACGTCGCCCCTGCCCGGCGACCGCCTGCCGTCCGGCCGGGTGCAGACGCTGGATGGACCGCTCGATCTACTGAGCCTGAGGGGGCGTCCGGTGGCGCTCGCGCCGGTCTATTTCACCTGTCCGACCGTATGCGGACTGACAGAGCAGCGCCTGGCGCGATCCTTCCTCGAAGCCGGCCTCACGCCCGGCGAGGACGCCGCGCTCGTCTTCCTGAGCTTCGATCCGCGCGACGACGAAGCGACCGCCGACGCCGCCTATCAGCGCGTTCAGTCCGCCGCGCCCGACGGGGCGGCCGAAGGCGCGGTCATGGCCTGGGGCGGAGACGCCGAAGCCGTGCTGGACGCGCTCGGCTATGGCCGCCGCTTCGATCCGGCTTCGGAGGAATTCGCCCACCCGGCCGCGCTCGCGGTGCTGACCCCCGACGGCGAGGTGTCGCGCTGGCTCGGCCCGCAGGGGCTCTCCGCCGATCAGCTGCGCCGGGCGCTGACCGAAGCCTCGAACGGGTCGATCGGCGGCGTGCTCGAACGCGCCCTGCTTCTGTGCTGGCGGTTCGATCCGGAGACCGGGGTCTACACCCCGCGCATCCTCCTCATCCTGCAGATCGCCGGCGCGCTGACCGTGCTTTTGCTCGGCGGCTACGTGCTCGGCCAGCTCAGGAGGCGCTCATGA